The proteins below are encoded in one region of Oxyura jamaicensis isolate SHBP4307 breed ruddy duck chromosome 22, BPBGC_Ojam_1.0, whole genome shotgun sequence:
- the NKX3-1 gene encoding homeobox protein Nkx-3.1, translated as MSAGVLPLGGQKAPGSPQKTVPISSRPRTSFLIQDILWDGAERRTRAEQSERRGLGSAEDGETGAAPGDPPRSPHAPGASPAQPHDADTDAAEETPLCDCVPPKKSLPRAPRAPTRPVKRSRAAFTHSQVLELERKFSHQKYLSAPERAHLAQNLQLTETQVKIWFQNRRYKTKRRLGGSGLGGLEPGHKAAEPPAAPLLTLHAGARYLPCLYYLQGWSPAVW; from the exons atgaGTGCTGGGGTGCTGCCCCTCGGGGGGCAGAAAgcccctggcagcccccagAAGACCGTGCCCATCTCATCCAGACCCCGGACGTCCTTCCTCATCCAGGACATCCTCTGGGATGGGGCTGAGCGGAGAACACGGGCAGAGCAAAGTGAGAGAAGAGGTTTGGGCAGCGCGGAGGATGGGGAGAcgggggctgccccaggggacCCCCCCAGGAGCCCTCATGCcccaggagcatccccagcccagccccacgaTGCGGACACAG ATGCCGCGGAGGAGACCCCCCTGTGCGACTGcgtcccccccaaaaaatctcTGCCCCGTGCCCCGCGAGCCCCCACCCGGCCAGTGAAACGCTCGCGGGCGGCGTTCACCCACAGCCAGGTCCTGGAACTGGAGCGGAAATTCAGCCACCAGAAATACCTGTCAGCCCCAGAGAGAGCCCACCTGGCCCAAAACCTGCAGCTCACAGAGACCCAGGTGAAGATCTGGTTCCAGAACCGGAGGTACAAGACcaagaggaggctggggggatCTGGCCTCGGCGGACTCGAGCCTGGGCACAAAGCGGCCGAGCCGCCCGCGGCCCCGCTGCTGACGCTGCACGCAGGTGCCCGCTACCTACCCTGCCTCTACTacctgcagggctggagccccGCGGTGTGGTGA
- the NKX2-6 gene encoding homeobox protein Nkx-2.6 yields the protein MLPTPFSVKDILDLERRSAPGAPGTGAGSSPDGGDAPPRPPLPPPGKLLLAHPLEPDEKKNEPRNHPKQRHRRKPRVLFSQAQVFELERRFKQQKYLSAPEREHLASVLKLTSTQVKIWFQNRRYKCKRQRQDKSLELAAHPLPPRRVAVPVLVRDGKPCFGGSQPYPAPYGSPCPYSSCYGAYSSSPCAGGSGGGYAGVLSP from the exons ATGCTGCCCACCCCCTTCTCCGTTAAGGACATCCTGGACCTGGAGCGGCGGAGCGCCCCCGGAGCCCCCGGGACCGGGGCCGGGAGCAGCCCCGACGGGGGGGACgcgcccccccgcccgcccctgCCGCCACCGG GGAAACTTTTGCTCGCCCACCCCTTGGAGCCAGACGAGAAGAAAAACGAGCCCCGCAACCACCCCAAGCAGCGACACCGACGAAAACCCCGCGTTTTGTTCTCCCAGGCTCAGGTGTTCGAGCTGGAGCGGCGCttcaagcagcagaaataccTCTCGGCTCCCGAAAGGGAGCACCTGGCCAGCGTGCTCAAGCTCACCTCCACCCAGGTGAAAATCTGGTTCCAGAACCGACGCTACAAGTGCAAGAGGCAAAGGCAGGACAAATCCCTGGAGCTGGCAGCCCACCCGCTGCCGCCGCGCAGGGTGGCAGTGCCGGTGCTGGTCAGGGATGGCAAACCTTGTTTTGGGGGGTCTCAGCCTTACCCAGCACCTTatggcagcccctgcccctaTAGCAGCTGCTACGGCGCCTATagcagcagcccctgtgctgggggctctggggggggcTACGCTGGGGTGCTGTCACCGTGA